One genomic region from Bradyrhizobium icense encodes:
- a CDS encoding fatty acid desaturase family protein → MTALRMRARDFLSEEELITVRQRVTWKGVAMIAHAWALIIAAIALVVWWPNPLTYLLAVLIIGSRQLGLAILMHDGAHGCLSPNEKTNLFLSQWFCAYPVFAETRAYRRYHLQHHARTQQEDDPDLILSAPFPITRLSYRRKFWRDLTGQTGYQQRKAQLLNALGPAEWPLRKRAAHFWEKLGPQCLVNAIMFAGLAAAGLWWAYPLLWLVPLLTWQMVITRIRNIAEHAVVPDSSDPLRNTRTTHANFLERLFIAPYHVNYHLEHHLLFYIPCYNLPRVHELLSQSPMAARMETQPNYLAVLRLATAKPNREDRPGQLASSQRRARAGQAVGGDQKAGGF, encoded by the coding sequence ATGACCGCACTTCGCATGCGTGCCCGCGATTTCCTCAGCGAGGAGGAACTGATCACCGTCCGCCAGCGCGTGACATGGAAGGGCGTTGCCATGATCGCGCATGCCTGGGCGCTGATCATCGCGGCCATCGCGCTGGTGGTGTGGTGGCCGAACCCGCTGACCTATCTGCTTGCGGTCCTCATCATCGGCTCGCGCCAGCTTGGCCTTGCGATCCTGATGCACGACGGCGCCCATGGCTGCCTGTCGCCGAACGAGAAGACCAATCTGTTCCTGAGCCAGTGGTTTTGCGCCTATCCGGTGTTTGCCGAGACGCGCGCTTACCGCCGCTATCACCTGCAGCATCATGCGCGTACCCAGCAGGAGGACGATCCCGATCTGATCCTGTCCGCGCCGTTCCCGATCACCAGGCTGAGCTATCGCCGCAAGTTCTGGCGCGACCTCACTGGGCAGACCGGCTATCAGCAACGCAAGGCTCAACTGCTCAATGCGCTCGGGCCTGCAGAATGGCCGCTGCGGAAGCGCGCCGCGCATTTCTGGGAAAAGCTCGGGCCGCAATGCTTGGTCAACGCGATCATGTTCGCCGGGCTCGCCGCAGCCGGCCTATGGTGGGCTTATCCGCTATTGTGGCTGGTGCCGCTGCTGACCTGGCAGATGGTGATTACCCGCATCCGCAACATCGCCGAGCACGCCGTGGTGCCCGACTCCAGCGATCCCTTGCGCAACACGCGCACCACCCACGCCAATTTCCTCGAGCGGCTGTTCATCGCGCCGTACCATGTGAACTATCATCTCGAGCATCATCTGTTGTTCTACATCCCCTGCTACAACCTGCCCAGGGTGCACGAGCTTCTCTCGCAGAGCCCCATGGCCGCGCGGATGGAGACCCAGCCGAACTACCTGGCCGTGCTGCGCCTTGCGACTGCCAAGCCCAACCGCGAGGACCGACCGGGACAGCTCGCGAGCAGCCAGCGCCGGGCGCGGGCCGGGCAAGCCGTCGGAGGCGATCAGAAGGCAGGCGGGTTCTAG
- a CDS encoding TetR/AcrR family transcriptional regulator C-terminal domain-containing protein: protein MGPKRTETAAEPISGDPNSSDPKHAARATRTAGRRMRSLLLDGASRLFKERGLAGTSISDIAAAADAFPSQITYYFRTKEALFVEAACRDMLYVARATEQAALRAQTPRDYTRALVETVTATDSVAFFAEALTLTRRRPDLAPLVERTIERLHAEGMRAYAEQIERHGWRSLRDPDASSRRFWALAIGVMVEGFAMGRSPEEMAAEMLRVLGDQAATKAAGSRLRLVGSGVTEEASEGESER, encoded by the coding sequence ATGGGCCCGAAGCGGACCGAGACGGCGGCCGAACCTATTTCTGGCGATCCCAATTCCAGCGACCCCAAGCACGCCGCGCGCGCCACGCGCACGGCCGGGCGCCGGATGCGTTCGCTGCTGCTGGATGGCGCGAGCCGGCTGTTCAAGGAGCGGGGCCTCGCCGGGACCTCGATCTCGGATATCGCAGCGGCCGCCGACGCTTTCCCGAGCCAGATCACCTATTACTTCCGCACCAAGGAGGCGCTGTTCGTCGAGGCCGCCTGCCGCGACATGCTCTACGTCGCGCGCGCCACCGAGCAGGCTGCGCTGCGGGCGCAGACGCCGCGCGACTACACCCGCGCGCTGGTCGAGACCGTCACCGCAACCGATTCTGTTGCCTTCTTCGCCGAGGCGCTCACCCTGACGCGGCGCAGGCCCGATCTCGCGCCGCTGGTGGAGCGCACCATCGAGCGGCTGCATGCCGAGGGCATGCGCGCCTATGCCGAGCAGATCGAGCGGCACGGCTGGCGCTCCTTACGCGATCCCGATGCATCCTCGCGGCGCTTCTGGGCACTCGCGATCGGCGTGATGGTCGAGGGATTTGCGATGGGCCGCTCACCTGAGGAAATGGCCGCCGAGATGCTGCGTGTGCTCGGCGATCAGGCCGCTACCAAGGCCGCCGGCAGCCGGCTGCGCCTCGTCGGCAGTGGCGTGACCGAAGAAGCATCGGAAGGGGAGAGCGAGAGATGA
- a CDS encoding TAXI family TRAP transporter solute-binding subunit, whose protein sequence is MSVHIRGLRRVVRVAVISALTVAAAGAAHAQQKTDVIFSAGPTGGSWTPMAAAASQVVNKRYPELNVQVEPGAALVNMEKIRNDKADIGWSMTTVMSDAQKGEGQFAGKQTDKGLFVANFYPNVWQLVVPANSEIKSVKDLKGQPVALPSRGNTSLAAGWEYLLKVNGMTLNDLGAKSYGPVSSNAEAVKNRQAMAVGWFTVVPASFIMDMGSAMPVRVLGVTKEEIAALQKLNPGFVPYTLKAGIYKDQGVTEAVQTFQSPTVLIASSKTSADVIYKITKAIVEEREEFGNVTSVMKGVTAAEMAENFGMPMHPGAEKYFREAGLLKK, encoded by the coding sequence ATGTCCGTCCACATCCGTGGTCTACGGCGTGTCGTCCGCGTGGCCGTTATTTCGGCGCTGACCGTTGCGGCAGCAGGCGCCGCCCATGCCCAACAGAAAACCGATGTCATCTTCAGCGCCGGTCCAACCGGCGGTAGCTGGACGCCGATGGCCGCAGCCGCGTCGCAGGTCGTGAACAAGCGATATCCCGAGCTCAATGTGCAGGTCGAACCGGGCGCAGCCCTCGTCAACATGGAGAAGATCCGCAACGACAAGGCCGATATCGGCTGGTCGATGACGACCGTGATGTCCGATGCGCAGAAGGGCGAGGGCCAGTTCGCCGGCAAGCAGACCGACAAGGGTCTCTTCGTGGCCAACTTCTACCCCAACGTCTGGCAACTTGTGGTGCCTGCGAACAGCGAGATCAAGAGTGTCAAGGATCTGAAGGGGCAGCCGGTGGCGCTGCCGTCGCGCGGCAACACCAGCCTGGCTGCGGGCTGGGAGTATCTGCTCAAGGTCAACGGCATGACGCTGAACGACCTGGGCGCGAAGAGCTACGGGCCGGTGTCCTCCAACGCTGAGGCTGTGAAGAACAGGCAGGCGATGGCGGTCGGATGGTTCACGGTGGTGCCGGCGTCCTTCATCATGGACATGGGTTCGGCGATGCCGGTGCGGGTGCTGGGGGTCACCAAGGAGGAGATCGCCGCGCTGCAGAAGCTCAATCCGGGCTTTGTGCCCTACACGCTCAAGGCCGGAATCTACAAGGACCAGGGCGTGACCGAGGCCGTTCAGACCTTCCAATCGCCCACCGTGCTGATTGCGTCCTCCAAGACGTCTGCCGACGTGATCTACAAGATCACCAAGGCCATTGTCGAAGAGCGGGAGGAGTTCGGCAACGTCACCAGCGTCATGAAGGGCGTGACGGCGGCGGAGATGGCGGAGAATTTCGGCATGCCGATGCATCCCGGTGCCGAGAAATACTTCCGCGAAGCAGGACTGCTGAAGAAGTAA
- a CDS encoding EF-hand domain-containing protein yields MKKAVRVLSFTMSALVLAFGPASAMAQSQSDQHTHSQSMDQEGGGTTGQGGVGQGGMMCGGMMGRGMMGRGMMGGGMMGGHMGSPMMFRMMFALMDDGDGQISLQEFQAAHERIFKAMDSNKDGQVTQEEMQGFIQGPSRRPASRP; encoded by the coding sequence ATGAAGAAAGCAGTTCGCGTTTTGAGTTTTACGATGTCTGCTCTCGTGCTGGCATTTGGTCCCGCGAGTGCGATGGCGCAGTCCCAATCGGATCAGCACACGCATTCCCAGAGCATGGATCAGGAAGGGGGCGGGACGACGGGGCAAGGCGGTGTGGGACAAGGCGGTATGATGTGTGGAGGCATGATGGGTCGCGGGATGATGGGCCGCGGCATGATGGGTGGCGGCATGATGGGCGGCCACATGGGATCTCCGATGATGTTTCGCATGATGTTCGCTCTGATGGACGATGGCGACGGACAAATCTCATTGCAGGAGTTTCAGGCGGCTCATGAGAGAATTTTCAAAGCGATGGATAGCAACAAGGACGGCCAGGTGACGCAGGAGGAAATGCAAGGCTTCATTCAAGGACCGTCCAGGAGACCGGCCTCTCGGCCTTAG
- the rpsR gene encoding 30S ribosomal protein S18 produces the protein MAEAGARRPFFRRRKTCPFTGPNAPKIDYKDSKLLMRYVSERGKIVPSRITAVSAKKQRELARAIKRSRFLGLLPYVIR, from the coding sequence ATGGCTGAAGCTGGTGCACGCCGTCCGTTTTTCCGCCGCCGCAAGACCTGTCCGTTCACGGGTCCGAATGCGCCGAAGATCGACTACAAGGACTCCAAGCTGTTGATGCGTTACGTCTCCGAGCGCGGCAAGATCGTGCCGAGCCGCATCACCGCCGTCTCCGCCAAGAAGCAGCGTGAACTCGCCCGCGCCATCAAGCGCTCGCGTTTCCTCGGCCTGCTGCCCTACGTCATTCGCTAA
- the fabD gene encoding ACP S-malonyltransferase, whose translation MTAAFTFPGQGSQAVGMGKALAEAFPAARTVFDEVDSALGEKLTAVIWDGPGETLQLTENAQPALMAVSIATLRVLETEAGFSVGRDAAFVAGHSLGEYSALAAAGSLSISDTARLLRTRGLAMQKAVPVGAGAMAALLGLDYDAAMAVADEAAQGQVCQAANDNGGGQVVVSGDKAAVDRAVEIAKARGAKRAMLLPVSAPFHCKLMQPAADAMAEALAAVTIKTPAAPLVANVLAAPITDPDEIRRRLIEQVTGTVRWRESVAYMAAHGVTRFFEIGAGKVLSGLVKRIADGAVGVSIGGPNDIAAAKDALAASA comes from the coding sequence ATGACGGCAGCATTCACTTTTCCGGGGCAGGGTTCCCAGGCGGTCGGCATGGGCAAGGCCTTGGCGGAAGCCTTTCCGGCTGCGCGGACGGTATTCGATGAGGTTGATTCGGCCCTCGGCGAAAAGCTGACGGCCGTCATTTGGGATGGCCCAGGCGAAACCCTCCAGCTCACGGAAAATGCCCAGCCGGCCCTGATGGCGGTCTCGATCGCCACATTGCGCGTGCTGGAGACCGAGGCGGGCTTTTCCGTCGGGCGGGATGCGGCCTTTGTCGCCGGCCATTCGCTCGGCGAATATTCCGCGCTGGCCGCTGCCGGCAGCCTCAGCATTAGCGATACCGCGCGCCTGCTGCGCACCCGCGGCCTTGCAATGCAAAAAGCGGTGCCGGTCGGCGCCGGTGCGATGGCCGCACTGCTCGGGCTCGACTATGATGCGGCGATGGCCGTCGCCGACGAAGCTGCCCAGGGGCAGGTCTGCCAGGCCGCCAACGACAATGGCGGCGGGCAGGTGGTGGTGTCCGGCGACAAGGCGGCAGTCGACCGCGCCGTGGAAATCGCCAAGGCCAGGGGCGCCAAGCGTGCAATGCTGCTGCCGGTGTCCGCGCCATTCCATTGCAAGCTGATGCAGCCCGCCGCTGATGCCATGGCCGAGGCGCTCGCGGCTGTAACGATCAAGACGCCGGCCGCGCCCCTGGTGGCGAACGTGCTGGCCGCACCGATCACCGATCCCGACGAGATTCGCCGCCGCCTGATCGAGCAGGTCACCGGCACCGTGCGCTGGCGCGAGTCGGTGGCCTACATGGCAGCGCATGGCGTCACGCGGTTCTTCGAAATCGGTGCCGGCAAGGTGCTGAGCGGGCTGGTCAAGCGGATCGCCGACGGCGCCGTCGGCGTGTCGATCGGGGGACCCAACGATATTGCCGCCGCGAAGGACGCATTGGCGGCTTCGGCCTAA
- a CDS encoding DUF805 domain-containing protein, translated as MRLLSFLFSFEGRIGRRTYWLYFVLPLLVIFLVVAVAVPPLSFNRTFVVLFLLTSWPALAVGAKRCHDRNRSGWYQLIGLIPVIGPFVLMKERSARLSVAAWPNKHPSFIHEPRLPSTPWNERGWLCRHLDHYGKSGRS; from the coding sequence ATGCGATTGTTGAGTTTCTTGTTCTCATTCGAGGGACGAATTGGTCGGCGTACCTACTGGCTGTATTTCGTTCTGCCACTCCTCGTCATTTTTCTCGTCGTGGCAGTCGCAGTGCCACCACTTTCTTTCAACCGCACTTTTGTAGTGCTCTTTCTGCTTACGAGTTGGCCGGCCTTGGCCGTCGGCGCAAAGCGTTGTCATGACCGAAATCGCTCAGGGTGGTACCAATTGATTGGGCTAATTCCCGTAATTGGCCCATTTGTGCTGATGAAGGAGCGTTCGGCAAGATTGAGTGTAGCAGCTTGGCCGAACAAACACCCGTCGTTCATACACGAGCCGCGCCTTCCATCGACGCCTTGGAATGAACGTGGGTGGCTGTGCCGTCATCTGGATCACTATGGCAAATCAGGACGTTCGTAA
- the rpsF gene encoding 30S ribosomal protein S6: MPLYEHVFLARQDASTQQVEELTTQMTGIVEGLGGKVTKTENWGVRSLTYRMNKNRKAHFVLMNIDAPSAAVTEIERQERISEDVIRYLTVRVEEHEEGPSAMMRKADRDRERDDRGGGFRGDREGGFRGDREGGGFRGDRGPRRPREDAVEATEEE, from the coding sequence ATGCCTCTTTACGAGCATGTTTTTCTCGCGCGTCAGGATGCGAGCACCCAGCAGGTCGAAGAGCTGACCACCCAGATGACGGGCATCGTCGAAGGGCTCGGCGGCAAGGTTACCAAGACCGAGAACTGGGGCGTACGCTCCCTCACCTACCGCATGAACAAGAATCGCAAGGCACACTTCGTGCTGATGAACATCGATGCGCCCTCCGCTGCGGTCACCGAGATCGAGCGGCAGGAGCGGATCTCTGAAGACGTCATCCGCTACCTCACCGTCCGCGTCGAAGAGCACGAGGAAGGTCCCTCGGCGATGATGCGCAAGGCCGATCGCGACCGCGAGCGCGACGATCGCGGCGGCGGTTTCCGCGGCGACCGCGAAGGCGGCTTCCGTGGCGATCGTGAAGGCGGTGGTTTCCGCGGCGACCGTGGGCCGCGCCGGCCGCGCGAAGACGCTGTTGAAGCGACGGAAGAGGAGTAA
- a CDS encoding TRAP transporter permease, giving the protein MRKLAGYAGLVVGAVAVAMSVYHVYARLTVYAPDQQALLYITLAFSLVLSFLLWPRSRDAASDRVPWEDLALAGLSLACIGYMFVNYDYVVNRFPTADALTRMDMAVGITATLLVLEATRRTIGAALPIVAIVFLFYGFAGPWLYGWLYHKGLTLEIAVDQTFFTTEGIFGVPMTVAATYVILFIIFGTFLERSGAGQFFMNFANAIAGGARGGPGKVAVVSSSLFGTISGSAVANVMVDGWLTIPMMKKTGFKPEAAAAIEAVASTGGQIMPPIMGAAAFVMAEFQGVSYTQVMIAAAIPAFFYYGALFAAIHFNAVRSGLKGLPREELPILGYIMMRQGHLFLPVIVLLALLLYGFTPTYGAIIATVALVGISWLRPSTGLGWRACLEGLRDGAVQTVPVAMACASAGIVIGIVLQTGLALRFTAFLIDFTYGSLLPALLITMVAGVILGMGMPTTPAYIMQAALLVPAIMKLGVEPMAAHMFAFYFSCLSAVTPPVALAVYAAASIGGAGLWASGVQAMKFAAAGFIVPFFFIYNPALLFEGSWSEILRAVLTGTIGVIALAASLEGYFLRVANWFERGLFFAAAMLLIDPNAITDVIGLGLLAVGLLVQKIWTIRPTIAPETST; this is encoded by the coding sequence GTGCGCAAGCTCGCAGGCTATGCGGGGCTCGTCGTCGGCGCGGTAGCGGTCGCGATGTCCGTCTACCACGTCTATGCGCGCCTGACGGTATACGCTCCCGATCAGCAGGCCTTGCTTTATATCACGCTCGCCTTCAGCCTGGTGCTGTCGTTCCTGCTGTGGCCTCGCAGCAGGGACGCAGCATCCGATCGCGTGCCGTGGGAAGATCTCGCCCTGGCGGGTCTTTCGCTGGCGTGCATCGGCTACATGTTCGTGAACTACGACTACGTCGTGAACCGTTTCCCCACTGCGGACGCGCTGACCCGAATGGACATGGCGGTGGGGATCACCGCTACTCTCCTGGTGCTGGAGGCGACGCGACGCACGATCGGCGCGGCACTGCCGATCGTGGCGATCGTCTTCTTGTTCTACGGGTTCGCCGGCCCCTGGCTGTACGGCTGGCTTTACCACAAGGGCCTGACTCTCGAGATCGCGGTCGACCAGACCTTCTTCACCACCGAGGGCATTTTCGGCGTGCCGATGACGGTGGCCGCGACCTACGTCATTCTCTTCATCATCTTCGGTACGTTCCTGGAGCGATCCGGGGCGGGCCAGTTCTTCATGAACTTCGCCAACGCGATTGCCGGCGGCGCACGCGGCGGCCCCGGCAAGGTGGCGGTCGTCTCCTCCAGCCTGTTCGGCACTATCTCCGGTTCCGCGGTCGCCAACGTCATGGTCGACGGCTGGCTGACCATTCCAATGATGAAGAAGACCGGCTTCAAGCCGGAGGCGGCGGCGGCCATCGAGGCGGTGGCATCCACCGGCGGGCAGATCATGCCGCCCATCATGGGAGCGGCGGCCTTCGTGATGGCCGAGTTCCAGGGCGTCAGCTACACGCAAGTGATGATCGCGGCGGCGATCCCCGCGTTCTTCTACTACGGGGCTCTGTTCGCCGCGATCCACTTCAACGCCGTGCGTTCGGGCCTCAAGGGCCTGCCGCGTGAGGAACTGCCGATCCTCGGCTACATCATGATGCGCCAGGGCCACCTGTTCCTGCCAGTCATCGTGCTGCTGGCGCTGCTGCTCTACGGCTTCACGCCGACCTATGGCGCGATCATCGCTACCGTTGCGCTGGTCGGCATCTCGTGGCTGCGGCCTTCGACCGGGCTCGGTTGGCGCGCGTGCCTTGAGGGCTTGCGCGACGGGGCGGTGCAAACCGTGCCGGTGGCGATGGCCTGTGCGTCCGCCGGCATCGTGATCGGCATCGTGCTGCAAACCGGGCTGGCGCTGCGGTTCACGGCCTTTCTCATCGACTTCACCTATGGCTCATTGCTGCCTGCGCTGCTCATCACGATGGTCGCCGGCGTCATTCTCGGCATGGGCATGCCGACCACTCCCGCCTACATCATGCAGGCGGCGCTGCTCGTGCCCGCGATCATGAAGCTCGGTGTGGAGCCCATGGCGGCGCACATGTTCGCGTTCTACTTCTCCTGCCTATCAGCGGTGACGCCGCCCGTGGCGCTGGCCGTGTATGCTGCGGCGTCAATCGGCGGGGCCGGCCTGTGGGCCTCCGGCGTGCAGGCGATGAAGTTTGCAGCCGCTGGCTTCATCGTGCCGTTCTTCTTCATCTACAACCCTGCACTGCTGTTCGAGGGCTCATGGTCCGAAATCCTTCGTGCGGTGCTGACCGGCACGATTGGCGTGATTGCACTCGCAGCCAGTCTGGAGGGCTACTTCCTGCGCGTCGCCAACTGGTTCGAGCGGGGGCTTTTCTTTGCGGCTGCAATGCTGCTGATCGACCCCAATGCCATCACCGACGTCATCGGCTTGGGCCTGCTTGCCGTCGGCCTGTTGGTGCAGAAGATATGGACGATACGACCAACGATAGCGCCGGAAACCAGCACGTGA
- the fabG gene encoding 3-oxoacyl-[acyl-carrier-protein] reductase yields MFDLTGRTALVTGATGGIGGAIAQALHGQGATVAISGTRREVLDSFAGKLGERVHVLPCNLSDSAEVEALVPAAEAAMGQVDILIANAGITRDNLFVQLRDEDWDDVIQVNLTATFRLARAATKLMMRKRFGRIIAITSIVGVTGNPGQANYTASKAGIIGLIKTLGAEYAKRNVTANCIAPGFIKTPMTDALNDKQRETILAKVPAARLGTPEDIAAAAVYLASNEAAYVTGQTIHVNGGMAMI; encoded by the coding sequence ATGTTCGATTTGACTGGCAGGACGGCGCTGGTGACCGGCGCGACCGGCGGCATCGGCGGTGCGATCGCGCAGGCATTGCATGGGCAGGGCGCGACGGTCGCAATCTCCGGCACCCGCCGCGAGGTGCTGGATTCGTTTGCCGGCAAGCTTGGCGAGCGCGTCCATGTGCTGCCGTGCAACCTTTCCGACAGCGCGGAAGTCGAAGCGCTGGTGCCGGCGGCGGAAGCTGCGATGGGGCAGGTCGATATCCTGATCGCCAATGCGGGCATCACGCGCGACAATCTGTTTGTGCAGTTGCGCGACGAGGATTGGGACGACGTGATCCAGGTCAATCTGACCGCGACGTTCCGTCTCGCCCGCGCCGCGACCAAACTGATGATGCGTAAACGCTTCGGCCGGATCATTGCGATCACCTCGATCGTCGGCGTGACCGGCAACCCCGGCCAGGCCAACTACACCGCGTCGAAGGCCGGAATCATCGGCCTGATCAAGACGCTGGGTGCGGAGTACGCCAAGCGCAACGTGACCGCCAATTGCATCGCGCCGGGATTCATCAAGACGCCGATGACCGACGCGCTCAACGACAAACAGCGCGAGACCATCCTGGCGAAGGTTCCTGCGGCGCGGCTGGGGACACCGGAGGACATCGCGGCAGCAGCCGTCTATCTCGCCTCCAACGAGGCAGCGTACGTCACCGGTCAGACGATTCACGTCAACGGCGGAATGGCCATGATTTGA
- a CDS encoding monovalent cation:proton antiporter-2 (CPA2) family protein has translation MAEQGITQTLGPVVVLLGSAVIAVPLFRRIGLGSVLGYFAGGLLVGPSVLGIFTEPSTILHVSELGVVMFLFLIGVEMRPQKLWASRTQIFGLGLAQVLLCIALLTGAGMLLGLRAPEAFIAGSGFVLSSTAVIMSILRERGALASGQGQQAVSILLLEDLMIVPLLAIVAFMGASGVPGEAGGVDLTRVLVALGAIALVIAAGHWLLDPFFVLLARARNTEVLTAGALLVVLGSALLMEQSGLSMAMGAFVAGVMLSRSSYRHQIQTDIEPFKGLLMGLFFLAVGMSLELSVVARDWQIILALLAAYVVAKSAGIYVIARAFGATNVQALRRVSLFAQGGEFAFVLYSAAAGGGVIGAAENAVFSSVVILSMALTPLILIAADRRLKDEPVSMDGVDAAEGLKGRVLMIGFGRFGQIASQMLLAQGIEVSLIDNDPDRIREAERFGFKVYFGDGARLDILRQSGAENTDMVMVCVDDRTVTDRIVELMTAHFPSSRLLVRSYDRGHSIKLRKIGVDYEIRETFESALVFGGAGLRALGMTALDVGEVTNDIRRRDGERLDLQAQEGILAGADKLHVGPRPEPLIRPRNKAAVRK, from the coding sequence ATGGCAGAACAAGGCATTACGCAGACGCTCGGACCAGTCGTCGTGCTCCTCGGCTCGGCAGTCATCGCGGTACCGCTATTTCGCAGGATCGGGCTCGGATCGGTCCTGGGTTATTTCGCGGGCGGCCTCCTGGTCGGCCCGTCCGTGCTCGGGATCTTTACCGAACCCTCAACCATCCTACACGTCTCCGAACTCGGCGTCGTGATGTTCCTGTTCCTGATCGGCGTCGAAATGCGTCCGCAAAAGCTGTGGGCATCGCGGACCCAGATCTTCGGGCTCGGCCTTGCTCAGGTCTTGCTATGCATCGCGCTGTTGACCGGAGCCGGGATGCTCCTTGGATTGCGCGCGCCCGAGGCGTTCATCGCGGGGTCCGGCTTCGTCCTGTCGTCGACCGCCGTGATCATGTCGATCCTCAGGGAACGCGGCGCGCTTGCCAGCGGCCAAGGCCAGCAGGCGGTCTCAATCCTGCTTCTCGAGGATCTGATGATCGTCCCGCTCCTCGCAATCGTCGCTTTCATGGGCGCCTCGGGAGTCCCGGGCGAAGCAGGCGGCGTCGATTTGACTCGGGTTCTCGTAGCGCTCGGAGCTATCGCGCTGGTGATTGCTGCTGGGCACTGGCTGCTCGATCCGTTCTTCGTACTTCTCGCCCGCGCCCGCAACACCGAGGTGCTGACTGCCGGCGCGCTGCTCGTCGTGCTGGGCTCGGCCCTGCTAATGGAGCAGAGCGGCCTATCGATGGCCATGGGCGCGTTCGTTGCAGGCGTGATGCTGTCGCGGTCGAGCTATCGCCACCAGATCCAGACCGATATCGAGCCTTTCAAGGGCTTGCTCATGGGTCTGTTCTTCCTTGCGGTCGGCATGTCGCTCGAGCTTTCGGTCGTGGCCAGGGACTGGCAGATAATCCTCGCTCTGCTGGCCGCCTACGTCGTCGCGAAGTCGGCCGGCATCTATGTTATCGCGCGCGCCTTCGGCGCGACCAACGTCCAGGCGCTGCGCCGGGTCTCGCTGTTCGCCCAAGGGGGTGAGTTCGCTTTCGTGCTCTATTCGGCGGCTGCCGGCGGCGGCGTGATCGGGGCCGCGGAAAACGCTGTGTTTTCGAGCGTCGTCATTCTGTCAATGGCGCTCACGCCCTTGATCCTGATTGCCGCCGATCGCCGGCTGAAGGACGAGCCCGTCTCCATGGACGGCGTCGACGCGGCCGAGGGGCTGAAAGGACGGGTGCTGATGATCGGCTTCGGCCGCTTCGGCCAGATCGCCTCGCAGATGCTGCTCGCACAAGGCATCGAGGTTTCGCTAATCGACAACGACCCGGATCGCATCCGGGAAGCCGAACGGTTCGGTTTCAAGGTCTATTTCGGCGACGGCGCACGGCTCGACATCCTGCGCCAGTCCGGCGCCGAGAACACCGACATGGTCATGGTCTGCGTCGATGACCGGACCGTCACCGATCGCATCGTCGAACTGATGACCGCACACTTTCCGTCGTCCCGCCTGCTTGTACGTTCCTACGATCGCGGGCATTCCATCAAGCTGCGAAAAATAGGCGTTGACTACGAGATCCGCGAGACCTTCGAGTCGGCGCTCGTGTTCGGCGGTGCGGGGCTGAGAGCGCTCGGCATGACGGCGCTCGACGTGGGAGAAGTCACAAACGACATCCGGCGGCGCGACGGTGAACGGCTCGACTTGCAGGCACAAGAGGGAATCCTGGCAGGCGCCGACAAACTGCATGTCGGGCCGAGACCCGAGCCGCTTATCCGGCCTCGCAACAAAGCGGCCGTGAGAAAATAG